In Kaistia defluvii, the sequence ACGGGCACCCTTTTGCCAGCACCGGCCGATGGCCGCAGCTGATCGTCAGAGGAAACATATGATGGCAAACCTACTGGCACGGCTCGGCCTCGCTTTCATCGGGCTGGTGATACTGGCTCCGGCGAGCCAGGCGATCGAGATCCAGCGCGTCGTCAGCCCCGGCGGCATCGAGGCATGGCTCGTGGAAGACTATGCGGTGCCGATCGTCGCGGTGAACTTCGCCTTTTCCGGCGGCACCTCGCAGGACCCGGCCGACCGGCCCGGCCTCGCCAACATGCTCTCCGGCCTGCTCGACGAGGGCGCCGGCGACCTGGACAGCAAGGCGTTCCAGGCCAAGCTCAACGACCTCTCGATCGGGCTTTCCTTCGACGCCGGCCGCGATGACTTCTTCGGCACGTTGAAGACGCTGGAGGAGAACAAGGACGAGGCCTTCTCTATGCTCGCCCTGTCGCTGCAGAAGCCTCGTTTCGATGCCGAGCCGATCGAGCGCATCCGCGCCCAGATCCAGGTGAGCATCAACGAGTCCAAGAAGGATCCGGAATCGGTCGCCAGCGCCACGATCCGCGCCACGGCCTATCCCGGCCACCCCTATGCCCAGCCGCCGGAAGGGACGGTTGAGAGCATCGCCGCCATTTCGGCCGACGATCTGAAGAACTACCGCGAGCGGATCTTCGCCCGCGATCATCTGAACGTCGCCGTCGTCGGCGCGATCGACGCCAAGAGCGTCGGCGCGATGCTGGACAAGGTGTTCGGACCGCTGCCGGCCAAGGGCAAGCTGACCGACATCCCCGACACGATCCCCAAGGGCGGCACGGCGGAAGTCGACATGCCGAATCCGCAGACGGTGATCACCTTTGGAGGCCCGGGTCCGCGTCGCGACGCGCCGGACTTCATGGCTGCCTTCGTCGCCAACCACATTCTGGGCGGCGGCACCTTCTCGTCCCGTCTGTATGAAGAGGTGCGCGAGCGCCGTGGCCTGGCCTATTCTGTCGGCACCATGATGCTGCCGTTCCGCCACTCCGCCGCCATCTCCGGCAACACCGCCACCCGCGCCGACCGCGTGGACGAGACGGTGGGGCTGATCAAGAGCGAGATGGCCCGGATGGCCAAGGACGGCCCGACCGAGGAGGAACTCGCCAAGGCGAAGAGCTTCCTGGTCGGCTCCTACGCGCTGCGCTTCGACTCCTCGTCCAAGATCGCCCGCCAGCTGCTGGCCATCCAGCTCGACAATCTGGGGATCGACTACATCAACAAGCGCAACGACATGGTGGATGCGGTGACGCTCGACGAGGTCAAGCAGGCCTCGCAGAAGTACTTCACCGACGGCACCAGCCTCATCGTCCGCGTC encodes:
- a CDS encoding M16 family metallopeptidase, with amino-acid sequence MANLLARLGLAFIGLVILAPASQAIEIQRVVSPGGIEAWLVEDYAVPIVAVNFAFSGGTSQDPADRPGLANMLSGLLDEGAGDLDSKAFQAKLNDLSIGLSFDAGRDDFFGTLKTLEENKDEAFSMLALSLQKPRFDAEPIERIRAQIQVSINESKKDPESVASATIRATAYPGHPYAQPPEGTVESIAAISADDLKNYRERIFARDHLNVAVVGAIDAKSVGAMLDKVFGPLPAKGKLTDIPDTIPKGGTAEVDMPNPQTVITFGGPGPRRDAPDFMAAFVANHILGGGTFSSRLYEEVRERRGLAYSVGTMMLPFRHSAAISGNTATRADRVDETVGLIKSEMARMAKDGPTEEELAKAKSFLVGSYALRFDSSSKIARQLLAIQLDNLGIDYINKRNDMVDAVTLDEVKQASQKYFTDGTSLIVRVGPHDKS